The uncultured Cohaesibacter sp. genomic sequence CTATGGCTCGAACCGGCGTCCAGTCGGTGCGTCGACGATCACGCAGCAGGTCGCCAAGAACTTCCTTCTGAGTTCTGAGCAGTCCTATGAGCGCAAGATCAAGGAAGCTTTGCTCTCGATGCGTATCGAGCAGGCTTTCTCCAAGGACGAGATTCTCGAGCTCTATCTCAACGAGATCTTCTTCGGTATCGGGGCCTATGGTATCGGCTCTGCTGCTCTTCATTATTTTGACAAGTCAGTTCACGAGCTCAATCTGGCTGAGATCGCCTATTTGGCGGCCTTGCCGAAAGCGCCGAACAACTACCATCCAATCCGCCACACCGAGAAGGCCATCGAGCGCCGCAACTGGGTCATCGACCAGATGGTCAACAATGGCTATGCGACGGTTGAAGAGGCCAATCAGGCGAAATCCTCTGATCTTCAGGTGAAGTTCCGCCCACGCGGGGCGCATATCTTTGCTGCCGACTATTTCGCCGAGGAAGTCCGGCGCTGGATCGACGAGGAATTCGGAACGGAAAAACTCTACAATGGCGGCCTGTCTGTGCGGACCACGCTTGATGTCGATCTGCAGCTTGAGGCACGCAAGGCGCTCAATCATGGGCTTGTCAGCTTTGACCGCACCAGAGGCTGGCGCGGGCCGGTAACCACGGCGTCCGTTGCGGATGATTGGGGAACGGCCCTGTCCAAGATCGAACCCTTGTCCGACGTTCCCGAGTGGACGCTGGCTGTGGTACTGAGCGCCGAGAAGAATGAAGCAACTGTCGGCCTGCGCCCAGAAGTGGATGCGGCCGGAGCTGTATCGGATGCGCGCGAAACCGGGACCATATCGCTCAAGGATCTCAAATGGGCCAAATGGGCCGAGGGAGATCGCAAGGGCAAGGCCGTCGGTGCGACGTCCGATGTGCTGACGCCGGGTGATGTCGTCTATGTCGAGAAAAAGGAAGACGGAAGTCTCAGTCTTCAGCAGCCACCCGAAATTTCCGGGGCGCTGATCGCCATGGATCCCTATACCGGCCGCGTTTTGGCGATCGCCGGTGGCTTCTCCTATGATCAGAGCCAGTTCGACCGCGCCACGCAGGCCTATCGCCAGCCCGGATCGTCCTTCAAGCCCTTTGTCTATGCGACCGCTCTTGACAACGGCTACACGCCCTCAAGCGTGGTGATGGATGCTCCGATTGAAATTCAGCAGGGTGGCGGCAACGGTGTCTGGCGTCCGCAGAACTATGGCGGCAAATTCTATGGCCCGTCGACCTTGCGTCTCGGCATCGAATTGTCCCGTAACGTGATGACCGTGCGTCTGGCTCAGGACATGGGCATGCCGCTGGTGGCCGAATATGCCAAACGCTTCGGCATCTATGACAATCTGATGCCTGTGCTGTCGATGTCGCTCGGCGCTGGTGAGACCACCGTCATGCGCATGGTCACGGCCTATTCGATGTTGGCCAATGGCGGCCGACGCATCACCCCGACCTTTGTCGACCGTGTGCAGGATCGCTATGGCAAGACCATCTACAAGCATGATCAGCGCATTTGCGATGCCTGCAACGTGCAGAGCTGGCAGAATCAGCCAGAGCCGGAAGTCATCGACAACCGCGAACAGGTGCTCGATCCGATGACCGCCTATCAGATCACCTCGATGATGGAAGGTGTGGTTCAGCGCGGCACGGCTCCGGTGGTGCGTGAAGTTGGCAAGCCAATTGCCGGCAAGACCGGTACCACCAACGACGAACGCGATGCCTGGTTCGTGGGCTTCTCGCCAGATCTGGTGGTCGGTGTCTATGTCGGGTACGACCGTCCGCGTCCGATGGGGCGCGGCTCGACTGGAGGTCATCTCGCTGCACCGATTTTCACCGAGTTCATGAAGGTGGCTCTGGCTGATGCTCCCAAGAAACCGTTTCAGGTTCCTGAAGGTTTGCAGCTCATTCCGATCGACCGCCGTACCGGCCTTCGGGCATCTGTCAGCAACGAGGGCGGCGTCATCATGGAAGCCTTCAAACCGGGCACCACGCCTCCGGACAGCTATTCGGTGATCGGTTATACCGAGGACATGGGGCGCCCTGTCACTGCACAGGAAGCCGAACGTGCCTTGACGCAAGGCACCGGTGGTCTGTATTAACCTCCCATCCAATTGATGACGGGCGCATGTCGGCAATTGCCGCGTGTGTCCCGTCGTCGTCCTTCGCTCCCTATCGATGGGTCTTCATTGGGTCTGCGGGATCATTCCGCGGGATGCCAAAGGCCCCTGACACAGAGACAAGAATGCGCGCAGAAATTCAGAATGTAGTCGACGAAATCAAGCAGGGTCTTGCTCTGCTGAGGAGGCATCTTTGACTGGGATGTCTCGCAAAAACGTCTCCTAGAACTCAATAATCTCGCCGAGGATCCAAACCTCTGGAACGATCCGCAGCAGGCCCAGAAGCTGATGCAGGAACGCCAGAAGCTGGAATCGGCGATCAATGGCTACACCAAGGCCAATCAGGATCTCGAGGATTCCATCGAACTCATTGAAATGGGCGAGATGGAGGACGATGCAGAGGTCGTTGCAGACGCGGAAGCGACGCTGCACGGCCTGCTGGCCGATATCAATCGCCAGCAGATCGAAACACTTCTGTCCGGTGAGGCCGACAGCAATGACTGCTACATCGAGGTGCACTCGGGGGCAGGTGGAACGGAGAGCCAGGATTGGGCCTCCATGCTGCTGCGCATGTATACCCGCTGGGCCGAGAAGGCCGGTTTCAAGGTGGAAGTGCTCGAGGTGACTGCGGGCGAAGAGGCCGGGATCAAGGCCGCGACCATAATGGTCAAGGGCGAAAATGCCTATGGTTGGGCCAAGACCGAAAGCGGTGTGCACCGTTTGGTGCGCATTTCGCCGTTTGACAGTCAGGCGCGGCGGCACACGTCCTTCTCTTCTATCTGGGTCTATCCGGTGATCGATGATTCGATCGACATCGAGATCAACGAGAGCGATTGCCGCATCGATACCTATCGCGCGTCTGGCGCCGGTGGCCAGCACGTCAACACGACCGACTCTGCTGTGCGCATCACCCACCAGCCGACCGGTATCGTGGTGCAGTGTCAGAACCAGCGTTCGCAGCACAAGAACCGGGCGCAGGCATGGGACATGCTGAAGGCGCGTCTTTATGAGCGTGAATTGCAGATCCGGGAAGAAAAGGCAAGTGCAGAGGCTGCCTCCAAGACCGATATCGGCTGGGGTCACCAGATCCGCTCCTATGTGTTGCAGCCCTATCAGTTGGTCAAGGATCTGCGCACTGGCGTGGAGAGCACCAGTCCGCAGGACGTGCTTGATGGCGCCCTGACGCCCTATATGGAAGCGGCTCTGGCGCAGCGTGCCTATGGTGAGGCGGAAGACGCTCAGGTCGAGGACCTCGTTTAGCGCTCCCATCAGGAATGAAAACAACAAAGTCCGGTTCATGTGAGCCGGGCTTTTTCTATGAACTGCTGGTGACGGAGACGTTGCGCCCGATTGGGCAAAACAAAAGCGCGTGGGATGCACGCGCTTGGTCAATTCTTCAAATGTTGCCTTCGTCCGATTTCGGAGGACTTTTGGTTCGGATCGGGTTTGGTCCTTATGACCCGGGCAATTCATCGATTGTTCAATCGGCTCGCCACTTACCCTTGTCGAAGGCTCGCGATCCCTTAGTTGAACCGGACGAGGCCGCGATCAAGCTGACGGATGCGGAATTCGAGGTCGTAACCATCTTCGGCACCTTCGAGGTAAGCCTGTTCGAGTTCTGCATCGCTGGGGATGTGGAATGCGCTTGCAATTTTTTTGATCGTACTGAACATATTTCAGTTTCCTTTTGTCTCTGTTTTCTCTTTGCTTTTCACACTTGAGACAATAGTGCTGAAGGGGTTCGAGAACCAGCGCCATATCAATCGATCAGGTATGACGAAAGTGCATAGCTATATAATTCGATGTTCCAAATTGGAATGACTATTGAATTTAATTTGTAATTTCAATAAGATATGGAGGATCAAGTTCTGCAACCCAAGCGGTTTCTGCCGTGTGAAGGGCTGAAGTCTTAAGCCGATGAGAGGCTGGATATAGAAAACGCGGCCCTCCCGGAGCCGCGGTTTGTCATGTGCCGTCATGCATCATGGCGTTGCTTGCCCATGGATTATTCCGGGCCGAACCCACGGCTGCGCGCTGTCAGATCGAACCGGTTAACCCCGCGACGCGGCATGAACATTTCGATGCAGTTACCCGGACCGTCAACGAACATCCATGGATGCGTGACATAGGTGTCGATGGTGTAGCTCGCGCCCGGTTGAATGTCTGCATAATGAATGGGCTGGCCCTGAAAGTTGATCCACATGGCAGAACGATACTCGCCGGAGCGGTTGACGAATGTCACCCGGACAGGCTGGTTGGAATTCTGCGACACGCGCCCTCGGAGCTGTTGGCAGGTGTTGTTGCGCGCTTTCTTCTGGCCGCCGCCTTTTGGTCCCTGTGCCGATTGAATGCGATAAAGCACACGGCGTTGCTGGCCGCCCTGATTATAAAAGATTTCCTTGCGATGGAGGTCCAGCTGGATGTAGACGTCACGGCCCCGATCATAGAGGTAGACCGACCAGTCGTCCCGGCCTTGTTCGCGGAAACGGAATTGACCGTCGCGGTTGCGTTCGGTCCAATTCCCGCCTGACCCCATTATGAAGGACCCGCCGGGGTATTCGACGCGAACAACGTTGCGGCCGTTCACCTGACGGTTCTGGGCGAGGACGATGCGTCCGTCATTGTGCTTGACATCGGCATTTGCGCTCCGATTGACCGGAGAGTCCGAGATTGGCAGGGCCTTGGTCGGGGCGGTCATTGTGAACAAGGGCAAAGACAGTGCCATCAGGACTGTGAGATGTCTCGAGGGTGATAGAAGTCTCATGAAATATCCTTAGGTAAAAATGCTAGTAGAGTTGCTATAATTGCTATCCAAAAAGTTGTAAGGCAAATAAACTTTAGTGTTATGTATGATCTTGACAAATCGTCTGGCGTGAGGCGCGGTCGCAAAAAAAATGCGCGACTTTGAAAGGCGCGCATGTGGTATTTCGGTCGAGCTGTGTTGCCGGAGATCAGATCAGCCGACGCAGCTCCTGACCCGCTATGATGAAGGAATAGGGATTGACGGCCCGGTCATGCACGCGGGTTTCGAAATGCAGATGCGGGCCGGTTGAACGGCCTGTACTGCCAACCTTGCCGAGGATCGAGCCTTTGGTGACTTTCTCGCCTTTCTTGGCAAGCACCTTGCTCATGTGGCCATAGCGACTGACGACGCCGTTGCCATGATCGACCTCGACCATCAGACCGTAACCGGCTTTTCGGCCTGCGTGTGTCACAACACCGGCTCCTGCTGAGCGGATCGGCGTGCCGTACTGATCGGCGATATCGATGCCGGAATGCATGGACATGCGATTGAGGAAGGGATCACGACGGGCGCCGAAACGGCTCGTCAGGCGACCCGAGGGTAGGGGATGGGCGATGGGCAGTCGGTAAACATGACTCTTGAGCTGCATGAAGCGATCAAGCGCCATTTCCACCTTTTCTGCGTCCTCTGCGAGCTTGTCCTGATCGAAATCGTTGCCAAGGGGGATGAACGGTCCACCAACCGAGAGATTTTCATTGCCCGGCAGTGCGATCTTAACACCCAGCTTGGCGATGCGCTGTTCGACGCGTTGGGACTTGCGGTTCAGATCATTGAGCAGGTTATGCAGAATAACCTGACTGTCGATCATCTCCGTTTCCAGACGGTTTGCTGCGTCGGCCAGCTTGACAATGGTCTGATTGTCCTCGGCAACATCGGTAGCTTCGAGGATGCTCGGCTGTTCCAGTCCCAGAGGAAGCGCCTCGGCGACATCAATGCTGCCGGTGATATCGGGATCACGCGCAATCGAGTGCGACGAGCGGAAGCCGAGTTCGGTCAGCTCCTTGAAGCGGTTCGAGATATGGCTTGGCGACTGAAATGCAGTGACGTTGCTGGCACTGGCGAGTGCGAACTGCGGGCTGTCAGTTCTGGTTTCTGCCGTCGGCTGTGTCTCTGCCTTGGCCTGCTCGTCTTCCTTCTTCTCGCGCCATGGAGCTATTCGGGGAAGCGGAACCTTCAGTTCGGAGCGGATGGCGACACCGGCCTTGCGGGCCTTCTCGATGATCGGTTCTAGAACAGACGAATAGGCCTCGAAATCGGCCTGTTTGCGCATCAGATGCTGGACATGGGTTTCGATGGCTTGCTGATCGATCATCTGGCGGCTGGCCACGCGATCAAGCTGCGATCTCAGTTGGGCGATGCGATCCTCATAGGCGGCCTGCACTTGAGCCTGTTCCGATCGCGAGAAGCTGATGACTTCGTCGCGGAACACGAGGTAGGCGGTGGCGGAGAGGTAAAGAAGGCTGAAAACCACACCGAGACCACCAACGACCGACATGATCCATGGGCGCACGGTGAAATCTTGCACCACGTCGCCGTGGGCAATGATGATTCTGTGTGGTTCCTTGCGGCGACCGAAGTGCTTTCGTCGACCTTCTGACAACATTCGCAGTCCAACTCAATTACTTGTCTTCGACTGCAAATATTAAAGGGTCAGTAAGGTTAATATTTCGTTACTCGGCGGTCTGTGTCGCTGTTCCTGAAAGGGTTAAAGTAACGTAAAAACCATGGTTTAGCGCCACTCTTGCGAAGGGCTCCAAAGGTTAAACAGCTCGATAGCATGACCTTGAGAATCGAGGGCGCAAGGGAGATTGTGGGCGTGCAAGATGCTTGCCCACTTTCTGTTTGCGGGGTGCACTGGCTGGTCTAGATTACAGCTCTCTAACGGCATCGAGAACGTCGGAAGCATGGCCCTTGACCTTCACCTTGCGCCAGATCTTGGCAATTTTGCCATTGGCATCAACGAGAAAGGTGCTGCGCTCGACGCCCATGAAGGTCTTGCCATACATCTTTTTCTCGCCCCAGATGCCATAGCCCTCGCATACTGAGGTGTCTTCATCGCTGGCAAGGAGAATCGTCAGGTCGTGTTTGGCGACGAAGTTGTCGTGCTTCTTTGCGCTGTCCGGCGAGATGCCGATGATGGTCGTGTTGAGCGCTGCGAAGTCGTCCTTCATGGCGCTGAAGTCAATGGCCTCGGTCGTGCATCCGGGTGTGTTGTCCTTGGGATAAAAATAGACAACGACCGGCTGACCTCTCAATCCACTCAGAGTGACCGTGCCGGAGCCATTGGTTGGCAGCGTGAAATCGGGTGCTTCATCACCCTCGGTCAATGTGATTGCTTGATCTGTCATAACGTCATCCTTTCGTCCCTTTTGCGTGCGAGCCTG encodes the following:
- a CDS encoding penicillin-binding protein 1A; protein product: MWRFFGFLFAAGSVLFIVVAFAVYIFLNSMMAGLPDFTALRNYEPPVMTRIHAADGQLMAEYANQRRLFLPIQAIPDRVKQAFLSAEDKNFYEHAGLDFMGIARAVVTNVRNYGSNRRPVGASTITQQVAKNFLLSSEQSYERKIKEALLSMRIEQAFSKDEILELYLNEIFFGIGAYGIGSAALHYFDKSVHELNLAEIAYLAALPKAPNNYHPIRHTEKAIERRNWVIDQMVNNGYATVEEANQAKSSDLQVKFRPRGAHIFAADYFAEEVRRWIDEEFGTEKLYNGGLSVRTTLDVDLQLEARKALNHGLVSFDRTRGWRGPVTTASVADDWGTALSKIEPLSDVPEWTLAVVLSAEKNEATVGLRPEVDAAGAVSDARETGTISLKDLKWAKWAEGDRKGKAVGATSDVLTPGDVVYVEKKEDGSLSLQQPPEISGALIAMDPYTGRVLAIAGGFSYDQSQFDRATQAYRQPGSSFKPFVYATALDNGYTPSSVVMDAPIEIQQGGGNGVWRPQNYGGKFYGPSTLRLGIELSRNVMTVRLAQDMGMPLVAEYAKRFGIYDNLMPVLSMSLGAGETTVMRMVTAYSMLANGGRRITPTFVDRVQDRYGKTIYKHDQRICDACNVQSWQNQPEPEVIDNREQVLDPMTAYQITSMMEGVVQRGTAPVVREVGKPIAGKTGTTNDERDAWFVGFSPDLVVGVYVGYDRPRPMGRGSTGGHLAAPIFTEFMKVALADAPKKPFQVPEGLQLIPIDRRTGLRASVSNEGGVIMEAFKPGTTPPDSYSVIGYTEDMGRPVTAQEAERALTQGTGGLY
- the prfB gene encoding peptide chain release factor 2 (programmed frameshift); the encoded protein is MRAEIQNVVDEIKQGLALLRRHLDWDVSQKRLLELNNLAEDPNLWNDPQQAQKLMQERQKLESAINGYTKANQDLEDSIELIEMGEMEDDAEVVADAEATLHGLLADINRQQIETLLSGEADSNDCYIEVHSGAGGTESQDWASMLLRMYTRWAEKAGFKVEVLEVTAGEEAGIKAATIMVKGENAYGWAKTESGVHRLVRISPFDSQARRHTSFSSIWVYPVIDDSIDIEINESDCRIDTYRASGAGGQHVNTTDSAVRITHQPTGIVVQCQNQRSQHKNRAQAWDMLKARLYERELQIREEKASAEAASKTDIGWGHQIRSYVLQPYQLVKDLRTGVESTSPQDVLDGALTPYMEAALAQRAYGEAEDAQVEDLV
- a CDS encoding DUF3563 family protein, with the translated sequence MFSTIKKIASAFHIPSDAELEQAYLEGAEDGYDLEFRIRQLDRGLVRFN
- a CDS encoding M23 family metallopeptidase, coding for MLSEGRRKHFGRRKEPHRIIIAHGDVVQDFTVRPWIMSVVGGLGVVFSLLYLSATAYLVFRDEVISFSRSEQAQVQAAYEDRIAQLRSQLDRVASRQMIDQQAIETHVQHLMRKQADFEAYSSVLEPIIEKARKAGVAIRSELKVPLPRIAPWREKKEDEQAKAETQPTAETRTDSPQFALASASNVTAFQSPSHISNRFKELTELGFRSSHSIARDPDITGSIDVAEALPLGLEQPSILEATDVAEDNQTIVKLADAANRLETEMIDSQVILHNLLNDLNRKSQRVEQRIAKLGVKIALPGNENLSVGGPFIPLGNDFDQDKLAEDAEKVEMALDRFMQLKSHVYRLPIAHPLPSGRLTSRFGARRDPFLNRMSMHSGIDIADQYGTPIRSAGAGVVTHAGRKAGYGLMVEVDHGNGVVSRYGHMSKVLAKKGEKVTKGSILGKVGSTGRSTGPHLHFETRVHDRAVNPYSFIIAGQELRRLI
- the bcp gene encoding thioredoxin-dependent thiol peroxidase — translated: MTDQAITLTEGDEAPDFTLPTNGSGTVTLSGLRGQPVVVYFYPKDNTPGCTTEAIDFSAMKDDFAALNTTIIGISPDSAKKHDNFVAKHDLTILLASDEDTSVCEGYGIWGEKKMYGKTFMGVERSTFLVDANGKIAKIWRKVKVKGHASDVLDAVREL